A genomic stretch from Desulfonispora thiosulfatigenes DSM 11270 includes:
- the dapB gene encoding 4-hydroxy-tetrahydrodipicolinate reductase, protein MSIIKVAVMGACGKMGRFISTGVVNDPELELVAAFDVINEGMNLGALIGISNIDVTIDTDLTKMLNEKKIDVIIDFTNAKALMKNISEIIEKKISVVIGTTGLNEDDINKINQLAMNNSSGVFLAPNFAIGAVLMMKYAQDAAKYFPHVEIIELHHNQKLDAPSGTAIKTLEQIAKVRRPFTQGAEDEFEKIEGSRGGDYEGIRIHSVRLPGYVAHQEVIFGGLGQTLTLRHDSISRESFIPGVMLAVKKVRTWQGLVYGLENILE, encoded by the coding sequence GTGAGCATAATTAAAGTAGCGGTAATGGGTGCTTGTGGTAAAATGGGAAGATTTATCAGTACAGGCGTAGTTAATGACCCTGAGCTAGAATTAGTAGCCGCTTTTGATGTTATAAATGAAGGAATGAATTTAGGTGCATTAATAGGTATTTCAAATATTGATGTTACAATTGATACAGACCTTACTAAAATGTTAAACGAAAAAAAGATAGATGTAATTATCGATTTTACAAATGCAAAAGCTTTAATGAAAAATATATCTGAGATTATAGAAAAGAAAATAAGCGTAGTTATTGGTACAACTGGTTTAAATGAAGATGATATTAATAAAATTAATCAATTAGCAATGAATAATAGTTCAGGTGTTTTCTTAGCACCTAATTTTGCAATTGGTGCAGTATTAATGATGAAATATGCTCAAGATGCAGCAAAATATTTTCCACATGTTGAAATAATAGAGCTCCATCATAACCAAAAACTAGATGCACCATCTGGAACAGCTATAAAAACACTAGAGCAGATAGCAAAAGTAAGAAGGCCTTTTACTCAAGGGGCAGAGGATGAATTCGAAAAAATTGAAGGTTCCAGAGGTGGTGACTATGAAGGGATAAGGATTCATAGTGTAAGATTACCAGGATATGTAGCTCATCAAGAAGTAATCTTTGGAGGGCTTGGACAAACTTTAACATTAAGACATGATTCGATCTCAAGGGAGTCTTTTATACCTGGTGTTATGTTAGCAGTTAAAAAAGTTAGAACATGGCAAGGTTTGGTTTATGGATTAGAAAATATTTTAGAATAA
- the dpsA gene encoding dipicolinate synthase subunit DpsA translates to MGGALAGRKIALIGGDERELYLLEDLVKKNLQVNAVGFDKMVQTSNLRLFDDVKEAIKDVGAIILPMTGMNSEGFVKANFSINKIQITEKNLMDIPSHIPIFIGIANEFLKNLAHKYNLKVVETAKIEEIAILNSIPTAEGAIQVAMEESPITIHGSNAVVIGFGNCGKTLARTLDALGAKTTVLARKKRDIARIIEMGYTPAEYDDMNEVIASAEFIFNTIPVFILDKDRLSVVNQDCLIVDIASNPGGTDFKVAEELGIKATLALGLPGKVAPKTAGLILSKVIPKLIQSETSRPEINKVGGINNEAKR, encoded by the coding sequence ATGGGTGGTGCTTTAGCAGGAAGAAAGATAGCCCTTATAGGTGGCGATGAAAGAGAATTATATTTATTAGAAGATTTGGTGAAAAAAAACCTACAAGTTAATGCAGTTGGGTTTGATAAAATGGTGCAAACATCTAACCTCAGATTGTTTGATGATGTAAAGGAAGCAATAAAGGATGTAGGCGCTATCATTTTACCCATGACAGGAATGAATAGCGAAGGTTTTGTAAAAGCAAACTTTTCCATAAATAAAATACAAATCACAGAAAAAAATCTAATGGATATCCCAAGCCATATTCCAATTTTTATTGGAATAGCAAATGAATTTCTAAAAAATCTAGCACATAAATATAATTTAAAGGTTGTAGAAACAGCTAAAATAGAGGAAATTGCAATTTTAAATTCTATTCCTACTGCTGAAGGTGCTATACAAGTGGCGATGGAGGAGTCTCCTATCACTATTCATGGTAGCAACGCTGTAGTGATAGGTTTTGGTAATTGTGGCAAAACTTTAGCTAGAACTTTAGATGCTCTAGGAGCTAAAACAACTGTATTAGCAAGGAAAAAAAGGGATATAGCTAGAATTATTGAAATGGGTTATACTCCAGCAGAGTATGATGATATGAATGAGGTAATAGCAAGCGCAGAGTTTATTTTTAACACTATACCTGTTTTTATCCTTGATAAAGATAGATTATCAGTTGTTAACCAAGACTGTCTAATAGTAGATATCGCTTCTAATCCTGGGGGTACAGATTTTAAGGTAGCAGAGGAATTAGGTATAAAGGCGACGTTAGCTCTAGGTTTACCTGGAAAAGTCGCACCTAAAACTGCTGGATTGATTCTTTCTAAAGTGATACCTAAACTAATCCAAAGTGAAACCTCCCGTCCCGAAATAAATAAGGTGGGAGGGATAAATAATGAAGCTAAAAGGTAA
- a CDS encoding dipicolinate synthase subunit B — protein MKLKGKKIGFAVTGSHCTLSETLPQIEKLKAEGAEVFVIFSESVLTTSTRFGTKEYWYEQYQNSSGNSIISTISEAEPIGPKNYLDCIIIAPCTGNTLGKLANGITDSSVVMAAKAGLRNLKPVVIAISTNDGLANSAKNLGVLLNTKNIYFVPFRQDDPHDKPNSLVANMDKVVDSIVAAIEGKQLQPIIDN, from the coding sequence ATGAAGCTAAAAGGTAAAAAAATTGGATTTGCAGTAACTGGATCACATTGTACTCTTAGTGAAACCTTACCTCAAATAGAAAAATTAAAAGCCGAAGGTGCTGAAGTATTTGTTATTTTTTCTGAATCAGTATTAACAACAAGTACTAGATTTGGAACTAAAGAATATTGGTATGAACAGTATCAAAATTCATCCGGAAATTCAATCATATCAACTATATCAGAAGCTGAACCAATTGGACCAAAGAACTATCTAGATTGCATAATTATTGCCCCATGTACTGGAAATACTCTTGGTAAATTAGCAAATGGAATAACAGATAGTTCAGTAGTAATGGCAGCAAAAGCAGGTCTTCGTAATTTGAAACCAGTTGTAATTGCTATTTCAACTAATGATGGTTTAGCTAATTCAGCAAAAAATCTTGGTGTTCTTTTAAACACTAAAAATATTTATTTTGTACCATTTAGGCAAGATGATCCACATGATAAGCCAAATTCACTTGTAGCTAATATGGATAAAGTAGTCGATTCTATAGTAGCTGCAATAGAAGGAAAACAATTACAACCAATTATTGATAATTAG
- a CDS encoding aspartate-semialdehyde dehydrogenase — MKKVNIAIVGATGAVGQEILKVMTERNFPYKSLKLLASKRSAGQKITYNGEVYEVEETTEKSFDDVDIALFAGGPASRAYGRIAQSKGVIVIDNSSTFRLEPDVPLVVPEVNPEALKDHKGLIASPNCSTIIMAVALNPIYRFSKINRVIVSTYQAVSGAGREGIDELSIQSKQVLDGSPIKPDKFAHQIAFNLIPHIDSWVEENYTKEEMKMVYETHKIFDDKEMAITATTVRVPVFRSHSESVYIETEENIPVEKVKELLSSSKGIVVKDEPQENSYPMPADTSDTDDIYVGRIRKDLYIKNGLNLWIAGDQIRKGAATNTVQIAEELLKNNLV, encoded by the coding sequence GTGAAAAAAGTAAATATAGCTATAGTTGGAGCAACTGGAGCAGTAGGCCAAGAAATATTAAAGGTTATGACTGAAAGAAATTTTCCTTATAAGAGTTTAAAATTATTAGCTAGTAAAAGATCAGCTGGTCAAAAGATAACTTATAATGGTGAAGTTTATGAAGTAGAAGAAACAACTGAAAAATCATTTGACGATGTAGATATTGCTTTATTTGCAGGGGGTCCGGCTAGTAGAGCTTATGGAAGAATAGCTCAATCAAAAGGTGTTATAGTAATAGATAATAGCAGTACCTTTAGATTAGAACCAGATGTTCCTTTAGTAGTGCCTGAAGTTAACCCAGAAGCTCTAAAGGATCATAAAGGTTTAATTGCAAGTCCTAATTGCTCAACGATTATTATGGCAGTAGCTTTAAATCCAATTTATCGCTTTAGTAAGATTAATAGAGTTATTGTTTCAACATATCAGGCAGTTTCTGGTGCAGGTAGAGAAGGAATAGACGAACTTAGTATTCAAAGCAAGCAGGTTTTAGATGGAAGTCCTATTAAACCTGATAAATTTGCTCATCAGATTGCTTTTAACTTAATTCCACATATTGATTCTTGGGTAGAGGAAAATTATACAAAAGAAGAAATGAAAATGGTATATGAAACTCATAAGATTTTCGATGATAAAGAGATGGCGATTACTGCGACTACTGTACGCGTACCAGTTTTTCGTAGTCACTCTGAATCAGTATATATTGAAACTGAAGAAAATATACCTGTAGAAAAGGTAAAAGAACTATTAAGCAGTAGCAAAGGAATAGTAGTTAAAGATGAACCACAGGAAAATTCTTATCCTATGCCTGCTGATACTTCAGATACTGATGATATTTATGTTGGTAGAATTCGTAAAGATTTATATATTAAAAATGGACTTAATTTATGGATAGCAGGAGATCAAATACGTAAAGGAGCAGCTACTAACACTGTTCAGATCGCTGAAGAATTATTAAAAAATAATCTCGTGTGA
- the dapG gene encoding aspartate kinase, whose protein sequence is MKLIVQKFGGTSVSTKENRDLVAKKITSAKQEGYGVIVVVSAMGRKGDPYATDTLMSFVRNNSSEEVNPRELDLLLSCGEVISAVLLSEVLKTKGHEAIVLNGAQAGIITDDSFNNAKILKVKPEKIYNYLNDNKIVIVTGFQGVTEDGEMTTLGRGGSDTTAAALGVAVDAEFVDIYTDVDGIKTADPRIVKDAKTLDVITYTEICNLAHEGARVIHPRAVQIAMQKDIPLRIKCTFSDNPGTLVNNLGKRSNTVEIFGDRIITGIAHVANVTQLKISIDNQDRDKNTQLSLFNTLASNRISVDFININPDRIIFTVQENQTKNAIKLIENLGIKVNALVGCAKISSIGANMAGVPGVMASIVDSLTNEDIEILQTADSHTTIWCLVHGKDMENAVIALHNKFKLS, encoded by the coding sequence ATGAAATTAATCGTCCAAAAATTTGGGGGAACTTCTGTTTCTACTAAAGAAAATAGAGATTTAGTTGCTAAAAAGATAACTTCAGCTAAACAAGAAGGATATGGTGTGATAGTTGTTGTCTCTGCAATGGGACGAAAAGGAGATCCTTATGCTACAGATACTTTAATGAGTTTTGTAAGAAATAATAGTAGTGAAGAAGTTAACCCTAGAGAACTTGATCTTCTCTTAAGTTGTGGGGAAGTTATTTCTGCGGTGCTATTATCGGAAGTCTTAAAAACTAAAGGTCATGAAGCGATAGTATTAAATGGAGCTCAGGCAGGGATTATTACTGATGATAGTTTTAATAATGCTAAAATTTTAAAGGTTAAACCAGAAAAAATTTATAATTATCTAAATGATAATAAAATAGTTATTGTAACTGGATTTCAGGGTGTTACAGAAGATGGCGAAATGACAACTTTAGGTAGAGGCGGTAGTGATACTACCGCTGCAGCGTTAGGAGTAGCTGTGGATGCCGAATTCGTTGATATCTATACTGATGTTGATGGAATTAAAACAGCAGATCCCCGAATTGTCAAAGATGCAAAAACATTGGATGTGATTACTTATACTGAAATTTGCAATTTAGCCCATGAAGGAGCAAGAGTTATTCATCCAAGAGCTGTGCAAATAGCCATGCAAAAAGATATTCCTTTAAGGATTAAATGCACCTTTTCAGATAATCCAGGTACATTGGTTAATAATTTAGGAAAAAGGTCTAATACTGTTGAGATCTTTGGAGATAGAATAATTACAGGAATAGCTCATGTAGCTAATGTAACACAACTTAAAATTTCTATCGATAATCAAGATAGGGATAAAAACACTCAACTATCTTTATTTAATACTTTAGCAAGTAATAGAATAAGTGTAGATTTCATTAATATAAATCCAGATAGAATTATATTTACTGTACAAGAGAATCAAACTAAGAATGCTATTAAGTTAATAGAGAATTTAGGTATAAAGGTAAATGCCTTAGTAGGATGTGCTAAAATTTCTTCAATCGGTGCAAATATGGCTGGTGTTCCTGGGGTTATGGCAAGTATAGTGGATTCCCTGACAAATGAAGATATCGAAATATTGCAAACCGCTGATTCTCATACAACAATTTGGTGTTTGGTTCATGGCAAAGATATGGAAAATGCTGTAATAGCATTGCATAATAAATTTAAATTAAGTTAG
- the dapA gene encoding 4-hydroxy-tetrahydrodipicolinate synthase gives MLVFGSVLTAMITPFDENLEVDYTKASELAVSLIENGSDGVVVAGTTGESPTLSFEEKVKLFEAVKKAVGNKGQVIAGTGSNSTRDSILLTEAAEKAGVDGVMLVAPYYNKPPQSALYKHFEAIANKTKLPILLYNVPGRSSVNMSPELIASLAKMQNIVAIKEASGSMDQASEIKRLVSSDFLIYSGDDSLTLPLIALGGHGVVSVASHVAGTQIKEMIASFKGGNVQKAQELHVKLFPLFKAMFITTNPIPVKAAVNLMGKNVGSLRLPLEDASDEHKDLISLEMNKLGIL, from the coding sequence ATGTTGGTATTTGGTTCAGTTTTAACAGCAATGATAACGCCTTTTGATGAAAACTTAGAAGTAGATTATACTAAAGCAAGTGAACTTGCTGTAAGTTTAATCGAAAATGGTAGTGATGGAGTTGTTGTTGCAGGTACAACAGGTGAATCTCCAACATTATCCTTTGAAGAAAAAGTTAAGCTATTTGAGGCAGTTAAGAAAGCTGTAGGTAATAAGGGGCAAGTAATTGCAGGTACAGGAAGTAATAGTACAAGAGATAGTATTTTATTAACAGAGGCTGCTGAAAAAGCGGGGGTTGATGGAGTAATGTTAGTAGCACCTTATTATAATAAACCTCCACAAAGCGCTTTATATAAACACTTTGAAGCTATTGCAAATAAGACTAAATTACCTATTCTCCTTTATAATGTACCAGGCAGATCATCAGTTAATATGTCTCCAGAATTAATTGCATCTTTAGCAAAGATGCAAAACATAGTTGCTATAAAAGAAGCATCAGGTAGTATGGATCAAGCAAGTGAAATTAAAAGATTAGTGTCATCTGATTTTTTAATTTATAGTGGAGATGATTCTTTAACCTTACCTTTAATAGCTCTAGGGGGTCATGGAGTAGTTAGTGTTGCAAGTCATGTTGCAGGTACACAGATTAAAGAAATGATTGCTAGTTTTAAAGGTGGTAATGTACAGAAAGCTCAGGAGCTACATGTAAAGCTCTTTCCATTATTTAAAGCTATGTTTATAACTACTAACCCGATACCTGTAAAGGCTGCAGTTAATTTAATGGGTAAAAATGTAGGTAGTTTACGTTTACCTTTAGAAGATGCTAGTGACGAACATAAAGATTTAATTTCTTTAGAAATGAATAAATTAGGAATATTATAA
- a CDS encoding NAD-binding protein, whose product MMKVRVVIIGAGKVGYNIAEILSLENHDIIVIEKDEERYKIVQENLDVKVINGSGSSTAVLLEAEIFETDLLVSVTQSDELNMIACMLAKQYGVPKTISRVRNPEYAEGNKLTNSLTLGIDLIINPEKVTALEIMQLIEVPEAIDVEYFAEGKLQFLELVIDKKSPVVGKALKNIDFVYRCVIIGISRKGKMIIPRGNDKILEKDIIFVLAKTKDMIHIEKAIGKKRSKIKSVMILGGSRIAYYLAKSLEKKK is encoded by the coding sequence ATGATGAAAGTGCGTGTGGTTATTATTGGAGCTGGAAAAGTCGGCTATAATATAGCAGAAATATTATCTTTAGAAAATCATGATATTATCGTGATTGAAAAGGATGAAGAACGATATAAAATTGTCCAGGAGAACTTAGATGTAAAGGTTATTAATGGATCTGGGTCAAGTACAGCTGTTCTTTTAGAAGCTGAAATATTTGAGACGGATTTATTAGTTTCGGTTACTCAAAGTGATGAATTAAATATGATTGCGTGTATGTTAGCCAAGCAATATGGAGTTCCTAAAACCATCTCTAGAGTTAGAAATCCAGAATATGCTGAAGGTAATAAATTAACTAATAGTTTAACATTAGGGATAGATCTTATAATTAATCCTGAAAAGGTAACTGCACTTGAAATAATGCAATTAATAGAGGTGCCTGAAGCAATTGATGTTGAGTACTTTGCAGAAGGTAAACTTCAATTTTTAGAGTTAGTTATAGATAAAAAATCACCAGTCGTAGGAAAAGCTTTAAAAAATATAGATTTTGTATATAGATGTGTAATAATTGGAATTTCTAGAAAAGGGAAAATGATTATTCCACGAGGAAATGATAAAATTTTAGAAAAAGATATAATTTTTGTTTTAGCAAAAACTAAAGACATGATTCATATTGAAAAGGCTATCGGTAAAAAAAGAAGTAAAATAAAAAGCGTTATGATTTTAGGTGGAAGTCGCATAGCCTATTATTTAGCGAAAAGTTTAGAAAAGAAAAAATAG
- a CDS encoding NAD-binding protein, translated as MRCKELARDLNTSMVLHGDGTDLDLLEEEGAGQVDLFVSLTDDDKLNLLVCLIAKHLGVKKTIAQIRRSDYLPLIESVGIDIAVSPRLLTAAAILRFIRRGDIVSVSFLGGAKAEMIELNIQEKSKIANKTLQELPFPREAIIGAIVRDGEEIIPKGSDYLLPKDRVIIFTLPRAVTKVEAFFQKYNF; from the coding sequence GTGCGTTGCAAAGAACTAGCTAGAGATTTAAATACGTCTATGGTTTTACATGGTGATGGTACAGATTTAGACCTTTTAGAAGAAGAAGGAGCAGGACAAGTTGATTTATTTGTTTCTCTAACTGATGATGATAAGTTAAATTTACTCGTGTGTTTAATAGCAAAACATCTAGGTGTTAAAAAAACAATAGCTCAAATAAGGCGTTCTGATTATTTACCTTTAATTGAAAGCGTAGGAATTGATATAGCAGTAAGTCCTAGATTATTAACTGCAGCTGCTATTTTAAGGTTTATTAGAAGGGGAGATATTGTTTCTGTTTCTTTTCTTGGAGGAGCAAAAGCAGAAATGATTGAATTAAACATTCAAGAAAAGTCCAAAATAGCAAATAAGACTTTACAAGAACTACCTTTTCCTCGAGAAGCAATAATCGGAGCTATTGTAAGAGATGGGGAAGAAATAATCCCAAAAGGTAGCGATTATTTACTACCTAAAGATAGGGTGATTATTTTTACGTTGCCTAGGGCAGTAACAAAGGTAGAGGCATTTTTTCAAAAGTATAATTTTTAA
- a CDS encoding TrkH family potassium uptake protein produces the protein MKLRLVFSTLGIIVIIIGLSMLLPLAWAIYYGSHDIYAFLISSTTALIVGFTLYKVFKTQDVFRYKEGFAVVSLAWIFATIFGSLPYLLSGTFDNFADAIFETMSGFTTTGATVISNIEILPHGILVWRSLTHWLGGMGIVVLFVALLSSIGTSGMQMFKAEAPGPVKEKLKPRISESAKMLWYIYVALTGANFLLLWIFGMSFFDAMCHAFSTVATGGFSNHNTSIGFYDSYAIHFISTLFMFLAGTNFTLYYLALHNNDYKIFWKSEEFRLYLTIILGAIIIIFGDLFIHNYGNPFKILDDASLQVVSIITTTGFVSADFDQWPGLSKSIIFTLLFIGGCAGSTSGGIKVWRILVLLKHTHLELKRAIHPRLISPLKIQEKIVPDEVLIKILQFFFIYMFIFIISTVIISSFGYELIDSMSSVIATLGNTGPGLNKFGPTQNFLHAPAAAKFLFSFLMLLGRLELYTVLVLFSPVFWKK, from the coding sequence ATGAAGTTAAGGTTAGTTTTTTCTACTTTAGGCATAATTGTTATAATTATCGGTTTAAGCATGCTTTTACCTCTAGCCTGGGCAATTTATTATGGTAGTCACGATATTTATGCCTTTTTGATTTCCTCTACTACTGCTTTAATTGTGGGTTTTACTTTATATAAGGTTTTTAAGACTCAAGATGTTTTTAGGTACAAAGAAGGATTTGCAGTTGTTTCATTAGCCTGGATCTTTGCAACTATTTTTGGTTCACTACCTTATCTTTTATCGGGAACCTTTGATAATTTTGCAGATGCAATTTTTGAAACAATGTCTGGTTTTACAACTACAGGGGCTACAGTAATTTCCAACATTGAAATTTTACCCCATGGTATATTAGTTTGGCGTAGTTTAACACATTGGCTAGGCGGCATGGGTATCGTTGTACTATTTGTTGCTTTATTATCTTCTATAGGCACTAGTGGAATGCAAATGTTTAAAGCAGAAGCCCCAGGACCTGTTAAGGAAAAATTAAAACCTCGAATAAGTGAATCGGCAAAAATGCTCTGGTATATTTATGTCGCTTTAACTGGAGCTAATTTCTTGTTATTATGGATTTTTGGAATGAGTTTTTTCGATGCTATGTGTCATGCTTTTTCGACTGTAGCTACAGGAGGATTTTCAAATCATAACACAAGTATTGGTTTCTATGATAGTTATGCTATCCACTTTATAAGTACTCTTTTTATGTTTTTAGCAGGTACTAATTTTACCCTTTATTATTTAGCTTTACATAATAATGACTATAAAATATTTTGGAAAAGTGAAGAATTCAGATTGTATTTAACAATAATTTTAGGTGCTATCATAATTATTTTTGGAGATTTATTTATCCATAATTATGGAAATCCCTTTAAGATACTTGATGATGCAAGTTTACAAGTTGTATCTATTATTACTACAACAGGGTTTGTATCAGCTGATTTTGATCAATGGCCGGGGTTATCAAAGAGTATTATTTTCACCTTACTGTTTATTGGTGGTTGTGCAGGTTCTACCTCAGGCGGTATAAAGGTATGGAGAATCTTAGTTTTATTAAAGCATACTCATCTTGAACTAAAAAGAGCTATACATCCTAGACTTATATCACCTCTTAAAATACAAGAAAAAATTGTTCCTGATGAAGTTTTAATTAAAATTCTACAGTTTTTCTTTATTTACATGTTTATATTTATTATTTCAACTGTAATTATCTCAAGTTTCGGTTACGAATTAATTGATTCTATGTCATCTGTCATTGCAACACTTGGAAATACAGGACCTGGTTTAAATAAGTTTGGACCAACTCAAAACTTTTTGCATGCCCCAGCAGCTGCAAAGTTTTTATTTTCTTTTTTAATGTTACTTGGTAGACTAGAATTATATACTGTGCTTGTATTATTTAGTCCAGTATTTTGGAAAAAATAA
- a CDS encoding Fur family transcriptional regulator produces the protein MKHIDDIQKELKAKDYKMTPQRKIIIDFFLKHPEKHLSAEDVFLEVKKINPDIGLATVYRTLELLADLEILKKMNFDDGKFRYEFSNEEEHHHLICLGCDEVIEFENEVLESLANVIAQKHGFKVVDHQLKFYGYCKNCTQKGKDYI, from the coding sequence ATGAAACACATTGATGATATACAAAAAGAATTAAAGGCTAAGGATTATAAAATGACGCCACAGAGAAAGATAATAATAGACTTTTTTCTAAAACATCCTGAAAAACATTTAAGCGCAGAAGATGTTTTTTTAGAAGTCAAAAAAATAAACCCAGATATTGGTTTAGCGACCGTATATAGAACTTTAGAGTTATTAGCTGATTTAGAAATCTTAAAAAAAATGAATTTTGATGATGGTAAATTTAGGTATGAATTTAGTAATGAAGAAGAGCATCATCACTTAATATGTTTGGGTTGTGATGAAGTAATAGAGTTTGAAAATGAAGTTTTAGAAAGTTTAGCTAATGTAATTGCACAAAAGCACGGATTCAAAGTTGTTGATCATCAATTAAAATTTTATGGTTACTGCAAAAATTGTACCCAAAAAGGCAAGGATTATATTTAA
- a CDS encoding DAK2 domain-containing protein yields MTNINIDGCILGTMIITGAKKLEKEKSNIDDLNVFPVPDGDTGTNMSLTLLSAAKAVKKLPSDAKLDEVAEAVAYGALMGARGNSGVILSQLLSGFAKALKGQSLMNAQILAEAFSTGVKDAYKAVVKPIEGTILTVAREASNMLSTIVNENLTIEEALNVFLKAGYNTLAKTPDMLPVLKQAGVVDAGGQGLLTAIEGMLFGLRGEEIDTKDTIKGFLTEDNNYSETINHKENLEFPYCTEFIIKEIKTDFNYNETKEFLVSVGDSVVLVEQGNLIKIHVHTNNPGKVLDYALGLGALTNIKIDNMSEQAEHKKVDIPLLKIGIITVSVGEGIDNIFKSLGVNYIITGGQTMNPSTEDILDAINQVNAEEIIILPNNKNIVLAAEQAVKLSKKPSKVVSTKSIPQGIAALMAFNGETDFAENIKKMHEAICYIKTGEVTYAIRDAIQGDLQIKKDQIMGIKEGKITYLSENLDDVVENIINQLIEDEEELITIYYGEEVSKEQAEKLLGYLSVKYDHIDFELHFGGQPLYYYLISAE; encoded by the coding sequence GTGACTAACATAAACATTGATGGTTGTATCCTCGGTACTATGATAATTACTGGTGCCAAGAAATTAGAAAAAGAAAAATCAAATATCGATGATTTAAATGTATTTCCAGTACCAGATGGTGATACGGGAACGAATATGTCTTTAACCCTATTATCTGCTGCTAAAGCCGTTAAAAAACTCCCGAGTGATGCTAAATTAGATGAAGTGGCAGAAGCAGTTGCATATGGAGCTTTAATGGGTGCTAGAGGCAATTCAGGAGTTATTTTATCACAGCTTTTAAGTGGTTTTGCAAAAGCTTTAAAAGGTCAGTCCCTGATGAATGCACAAATCTTAGCTGAAGCATTTTCTACAGGTGTAAAAGATGCCTATAAGGCTGTAGTAAAACCTATTGAAGGGACTATTTTAACTGTAGCAAGAGAAGCAAGTAATATGCTTAGTACTATAGTTAATGAAAACTTAACAATAGAGGAAGCCCTAAATGTATTTTTAAAAGCAGGGTATAATACTTTAGCGAAAACACCTGATATGTTACCAGTACTAAAACAAGCTGGAGTTGTTGATGCTGGGGGACAAGGACTATTAACTGCAATTGAAGGAATGCTATTTGGTTTAAGGGGAGAAGAAATAGATACAAAAGATACTATAAAAGGTTTTTTAACAGAAGATAATAATTATTCTGAAACTATAAATCACAAAGAAAATTTAGAATTTCCATATTGTACTGAATTTATTATTAAGGAAATTAAAACTGATTTTAATTATAATGAAACCAAAGAATTTCTTGTAAGCGTAGGGGATAGTGTAGTTTTAGTGGAGCAAGGAAACTTAATCAAGATACATGTGCACACTAACAATCCAGGTAAAGTTTTAGATTATGCTTTAGGCTTAGGAGCTCTTACTAATATAAAAATTGATAATATGAGTGAACAGGCCGAACATAAAAAGGTTGATATTCCACTACTGAAAATTGGGATTATAACTGTAAGTGTAGGCGAAGGAATAGATAATATTTTTAAAAGTCTAGGGGTAAATTATATTATTACTGGTGGGCAAACGATGAATCCTAGTACAGAAGACATTTTAGATGCTATTAATCAGGTAAATGCAGAGGAAATAATAATTTTACCTAATAATAAAAATATTGTTTTAGCTGCTGAACAAGCTGTAAAATTAAGCAAAAAACCTTCAAAAGTAGTATCCACAAAAAGCATACCCCAAGGTATAGCAGCTTTAATGGCATTTAATGGTGAGACTGATTTTGCTGAAAATATCAAAAAAATGCATGAAGCAATTTGTTATATTAAAACTGGTGAAGTCACTTATGCAATTAGGGATGCTATACAAGGAGATTTGCAAATTAAAAAAGACCAGATCATGGGTATTAAAGAAGGTAAAATTACGTATTTAAGTGAAAACCTCGATGATGTAGTAGAAAATATCATTAATCAATTAATTGAAGATGAAGAAGAATTAATAACTATCTATTACGGGGAAGAAGTATCTAAAGAACAGGCAGAAAAATTATTAGGCTATCTTTCAGTTAAATATGATCATATTGATTTTGAACTGCATTTTGGAGGTCAGCCACTTTATTATTATTTAATATCGGCAGAATAA